The following proteins are encoded in a genomic region of Mycolicibacterium confluentis:
- a CDS encoding DoxX family protein, whose amino-acid sequence MLLRRIARPLLSAAFIGQGIESLRSPKPAADAARPALEGLQKLPDPVGSKVPSNAETFAKITALVQIGGGVLLASGRVPRFASAALAATVIPANLGSHMFWAEVDPELKAQKRREFLTDLSLLGGLTIAAADTAGKPSLGWRGRQAAAKLSESVAGVLPSSTDSDLADRLGHRLQDGLHVGADRGRELAAVAAERGAPLLEAARDRSAELAAVAAERGAPLLEAARDRSAELAAVAAERGAPLLEAARDRSAELAEIARERSAELAELARERSAELAEAARDQSEELAKSARKARKKARKQAKTLH is encoded by the coding sequence ATGTTGCTCCGCAGAATTGCGCGTCCCCTCCTGTCCGCAGCGTTCATCGGCCAGGGCATCGAGTCCCTGAGAAGTCCGAAACCGGCCGCCGACGCCGCCCGTCCCGCACTGGAGGGCCTGCAGAAGCTGCCTGATCCCGTCGGCTCCAAGGTCCCGTCCAACGCCGAGACCTTCGCCAAGATCACCGCACTGGTGCAGATCGGCGGCGGTGTGCTGCTGGCCAGTGGCAGGGTGCCCCGGTTCGCGTCGGCCGCGTTGGCCGCGACCGTGATTCCGGCGAACCTGGGCTCGCACATGTTCTGGGCCGAGGTCGACCCGGAACTCAAAGCGCAGAAGCGACGGGAGTTCCTGACCGACCTGAGCCTGCTGGGCGGCCTGACGATCGCCGCGGCCGACACCGCGGGCAAACCCTCGCTGGGGTGGCGGGGCCGTCAGGCGGCCGCCAAGCTGTCCGAGAGCGTCGCCGGAGTTCTGCCGTCGTCGACGGACTCGGATCTGGCCGACCGGTTGGGGCATCGTCTCCAGGACGGTCTGCATGTCGGCGCCGACCGCGGACGGGAACTGGCGGCGGTGGCCGCCGAGCGCGGAGCACCGCTGCTGGAGGCCGCCCGCGATCGCAGCGCCGAACTGGCGGCGGTGGCCGCCGAGCGCGGTGCGCCACTGCTGGAGGCCGCCCGCGACCGCAGCGCCGAACTGGCGGCGGTGGCCGCCGAGCGCGGAGCGCCACTGCTGGAGGCCGCCCGCGACCGCAGCGCCGAACTGGCCGAGATCGCCCGCGAGCGCAGTGCCGAGTTGGCAGAACTGGCGCGTGAGCGCAGCGCGGAACTGGCGGAGGCGGCCCGCGACCAGAGCGAGGAACTCGCCAAGAGCGCCCGCAAGGCCCGTAAGAAGGCCCGCAAGCAGGCCAAGACGCTGCACTGA
- a CDS encoding polyprenol monophosphomannose synthase, whose translation MTSERPSQRALVIIPTYNEIENLPLILGRVHAALPDVHVLVVDDGSPDGTGELADDLSLADPDRIHVMHRTAKDGLGAAYLAGFAWGLGREYSVLVEMDADGSHAPEQLHRLLDAVDDGADLAIGSRYVEGGTVRNWPLRRLILSKTANTYSRVLLGVGIHDITAGYRAYRREVLEKIDLSAVDSMGYCFQIDLTWRAINNGFKVVEVPITFTERELGVSKMSGSNIREAMLKVAQWGIGGRLDRARGAQYR comes from the coding sequence ATGACCAGTGAGCGCCCCAGCCAGCGCGCTCTGGTGATCATCCCCACCTACAACGAGATCGAAAACCTCCCGCTCATCCTGGGGCGGGTGCACGCGGCACTTCCCGACGTGCACGTCCTCGTTGTCGACGACGGCAGCCCGGATGGCACCGGAGAACTCGCCGACGACCTGTCGCTGGCGGATCCTGATCGCATCCACGTCATGCACCGCACGGCCAAGGACGGCCTCGGCGCGGCATACCTTGCGGGGTTCGCGTGGGGACTGGGCCGCGAGTACTCGGTCCTGGTCGAGATGGACGCCGACGGCAGCCATGCCCCCGAACAGCTGCATCGCCTGCTTGACGCGGTCGACGACGGGGCGGACCTGGCGATCGGCTCGCGCTATGTGGAGGGCGGCACGGTGCGCAACTGGCCGCTGCGCCGACTGATCCTGTCGAAGACCGCCAACACATACTCCCGCGTGCTGCTGGGCGTGGGCATCCACGACATCACGGCCGGCTACCGCGCCTATCGTCGTGAGGTGCTGGAGAAGATCGACCTGAGCGCGGTCGACTCCATGGGTTACTGCTTCCAGATCGATCTGACCTGGCGCGCCATCAACAACGGCTTCAAGGTCGTTGAAGTCCCGATCACCTTCACCGAGCGTGAACTCGGGGTGTCGAAGATGAGCGGGTCCAACATCCGCGAGGCGATGCTGAAGGTCGCCCAGTGGGGCATCGGCGGGCGCTTGGATCGCGCCCGCGGAGCCCAGTACCGGTAG
- a CDS encoding FadR/GntR family transcriptional regulator, with the protein MGDAPFVGELHSNLLDALGTGIVSGRLPAGHVLTLDGVSAEHRVSRSVAREAIRVLESMRMVASRRRVGITIQPAERWNVFDPQVIRWRLDAGDRAAQLASLSELRRGFEPAAAALAARRADPEQCRTMAAAVSDMVMHGRSGDLEAYLLADKLFHRTLLQASGNEMFRALNDVVAEVLTGRTHHHMMPERPNPDAVALHDEVARAIRLRDETAAEAAMRAIIDEAAAAVAEDAGAGG; encoded by the coding sequence GTGGGAGACGCACCGTTCGTCGGGGAGCTGCACAGCAACCTCCTCGATGCTCTGGGAACCGGCATCGTGTCGGGGCGCCTCCCCGCAGGCCATGTGCTCACCCTCGACGGTGTGTCAGCCGAACATCGCGTCTCTCGCAGCGTCGCGCGCGAGGCGATCAGGGTGCTGGAATCGATGCGCATGGTCGCCTCACGGCGCCGGGTCGGCATCACGATCCAACCCGCCGAACGGTGGAACGTCTTCGACCCCCAGGTGATCCGCTGGCGTCTGGACGCTGGCGACCGGGCCGCACAGTTGGCGTCGCTGTCGGAGCTGCGCCGGGGATTCGAGCCCGCGGCGGCGGCGCTGGCGGCGCGGCGGGCCGATCCGGAGCAGTGTCGCACCATGGCCGCCGCGGTGTCCGACATGGTGATGCACGGCCGTTCTGGCGACCTTGAGGCATACCTGTTGGCGGACAAGCTGTTCCACCGCACCCTACTGCAGGCCAGCGGCAATGAGATGTTCCGCGCCCTCAACGACGTGGTGGCCGAGGTGCTCACCGGACGCACGCACCACCACATGATGCCCGAACGCCCGAACCCGGACGCCGTCGCGCTGCACGACGAGGTGGCCCGCGCCATCAGGCTGCGCGACGAAACCGCGGCCGAGGCCGCGATGCGTGCCATCATCGACGAAGCCGCGGCGGCGGTGGCCGAGGACGCAGGCGCGGGTGGTTAA
- a CDS encoding gluconokinase: MGTPIVVMGVSGSGKSTVGAALAQRLRVPFADADDFHPAANIEKMSTGHPLNDDDRRPWLERIGEWLSEHSDGGVMSCSALKHAYRDQLRQHNPDTCFLHLVGTPEVIGRRQASRPGHFMPASLLQSQFDTLEPLGDDERGLAIDVDQSIDAIIDEFVTRSGQEQP; encoded by the coding sequence ATGGGCACACCGATTGTCGTGATGGGCGTATCCGGCTCCGGAAAGTCCACGGTCGGGGCGGCGCTTGCGCAGCGGTTACGCGTTCCATTCGCTGACGCCGACGACTTCCACCCAGCCGCCAACATCGAGAAGATGTCGACGGGGCACCCCCTCAACGATGACGATCGCCGGCCGTGGCTCGAGCGCATCGGGGAGTGGTTGAGCGAGCATTCCGACGGTGGCGTGATGAGCTGCTCGGCACTCAAGCACGCCTACCGCGACCAGTTGCGTCAGCACAATCCGGACACGTGCTTCCTGCATCTGGTCGGCACGCCCGAGGTGATCGGGCGCCGCCAGGCCAGTCGTCCCGGCCATTTCATGCCTGCCTCGCTGTTGCAATCGCAGTTCGACACCCTCGAGCCACTCGGAGACGACGAGCGGGGACTGGCCATCGACGTCGACCAGAGCATCGACGCAATCATCGACGAGTTCGTCACCCGATCCGGACAGGAGCAGCCATGA
- a CDS encoding SCO6745 family protein, which yields MNRTPELARRLFDRYEPIHAVTYFAPESRNAMDALGCQGFWSGYFAGRAAPLDPAPAPVVTALFYNFSAERVAKSLAAGRAAATAAEALAARSAGAVAALRTYGLAEHQNLDTAAELTGKAARTAPVDGRALFAANAALPWPESPLEALWHATTLLREHRGDGHIAALVAAGIGGRESNVLHCAAGTVPVDFIMRTRDYNDAEWRACTERLRDRGLLDDDGSLSDAGRELKSEVEEATDRAALTALDALDDDEIEALFGALTPLTRLVVAAGAVPAVTPMGLRRNELDDDSAHLS from the coding sequence GTGAACCGCACTCCTGAGCTTGCCCGGCGGCTTTTCGACCGCTACGAGCCGATCCACGCCGTCACCTACTTCGCCCCCGAGAGTCGCAACGCGATGGATGCGCTCGGGTGCCAGGGATTCTGGTCCGGGTATTTCGCGGGCCGCGCCGCTCCCCTGGACCCCGCTCCGGCACCGGTCGTCACCGCGCTGTTCTACAACTTCTCGGCCGAACGGGTGGCCAAATCTCTGGCCGCAGGCCGGGCCGCGGCGACGGCGGCCGAGGCTCTGGCGGCGAGGTCGGCCGGCGCAGTGGCAGCGCTGCGCACATACGGTCTCGCCGAGCACCAGAACCTGGACACCGCGGCCGAACTGACCGGCAAGGCCGCCCGCACCGCGCCTGTCGACGGACGGGCGCTGTTCGCCGCGAACGCCGCACTCCCCTGGCCCGAGTCACCGCTGGAGGCGCTCTGGCACGCGACCACGCTGCTGCGCGAACACCGCGGTGACGGCCACATCGCGGCCCTGGTCGCCGCCGGCATCGGCGGCCGAGAGTCCAACGTGCTGCACTGCGCGGCCGGGACGGTGCCGGTCGATTTCATCATGCGCACCCGCGACTACAACGACGCCGAGTGGCGGGCCTGCACCGAGCGACTGCGCGACCGCGGTCTGCTCGATGACGATGGCTCACTCTCCGACGCGGGCCGCGAACTCAAGTCCGAGGTCGAGGAGGCCACCGACAGAGCCGCCCTCACGGCCCTCGACGCACTCGACGACGACGAGATCGAGGCACTGTTCGGTGCGTTGACCCCGCTGACGCGCCTCGTGGTCGCAGCTGGTGCCGTGCCGGCTGTGACACCGATGGGCTTGCGCCGCAACGAACTCGACGACGACAGCGCGCACCTGAGCTAG
- a CDS encoding RDD family protein gives MSTGDFDPYQQPPGYGGPPAGQPGTLGIRFLARLLDGIVVGFLASILTSLFGFGSDTVLGVPSYTLTAGLFSGVLMFAYFVGFETWKGWTPAKKLLGLEVRGVGGTPKPDLRQSAVRNLFTLLALIPCLGWILAPVAYIVIAVTINSSPTKQGKHDELAGGTQVVKV, from the coding sequence ATGTCCACCGGTGACTTCGATCCGTATCAGCAGCCTCCCGGCTACGGCGGTCCGCCCGCGGGCCAACCCGGCACGCTGGGAATCCGTTTCCTGGCACGCCTGCTCGACGGCATCGTCGTCGGATTCCTGGCCAGCATCCTGACGTCGCTGTTCGGCTTCGGCAGCGACACCGTGCTCGGCGTGCCGAGCTACACCCTGACGGCTGGCCTGTTCTCGGGTGTGCTGATGTTCGCCTACTTCGTCGGCTTCGAGACCTGGAAGGGCTGGACGCCCGCCAAAAAACTGCTCGGCCTCGAGGTGCGCGGTGTCGGCGGCACCCCGAAGCCGGACCTTCGACAGTCGGCCGTGCGCAACCTGTTCACTCTGCTGGCGTTGATTCCGTGCCTGGGCTGGATTCTCGCGCCTGTCGCGTACATCGTGATCGCGGTGACCATCAACAGCAGTCCGACCAAACAGGGCAAGCACGACGAACTCGCGGGCGGAACTCAGGTCGTCAAAGTCTGA
- a CDS encoding GntP family permease: MTTPTLLADAPSLTEPVASGLQLILAFLAGIAVIVVLITVVKLHPFLSLIFGGLTVGLVAGEGLTTVLKSFTDGFGSTAAGVGILIALGAMFAKLLADSGGADEIVDTIVGHASPRSLPWAMALVGAIIGLPMFFEIGLVLLMPVIYLVARRSGLSLITVGIPALAGLSAMHGFVPPHPGPLTAVGLLNADLGVTLALGVLVAIPTIVVAGPLFGKLAGRWVVVGAPDTFDADRFADGENLRRPSFSITLFSVLLPVVLMMGKALVDIFIEDESNLVRQIFDSLGTPVIALLLAVIVGLFTLGRGAGMTREQITKAVESGLPPIAGIILIVAAGGGFKQVLVDTGIGTMLARWAEQVNISVLILAWVLAVVIRLATGSATVATITASSLILGLVEGMDTGQVSLVVLAVGAGSLFFSHVNDAGFWLVNQYFRLTVGQTIKTWSIMETILSVAGLAVVLLLDLII; encoded by the coding sequence ATGACCACCCCCACCCTGCTGGCGGACGCGCCCTCGCTCACCGAACCGGTGGCGTCGGGCCTGCAGCTGATCCTGGCCTTCCTGGCCGGCATCGCGGTCATCGTCGTGCTCATCACCGTGGTGAAACTGCACCCGTTCCTGTCGCTGATCTTCGGCGGCCTGACCGTCGGCCTGGTGGCGGGCGAAGGCCTGACCACGGTGCTCAAGTCGTTCACGGACGGATTCGGTTCCACGGCAGCCGGAGTCGGCATCCTCATCGCGCTGGGTGCCATGTTCGCCAAACTGCTCGCGGACTCCGGCGGTGCCGACGAGATCGTCGACACCATCGTCGGTCACGCCTCGCCGCGCTCGCTGCCATGGGCCATGGCGTTGGTGGGTGCCATCATCGGCTTGCCGATGTTCTTCGAGATCGGCCTCGTGCTGCTGATGCCCGTGATCTATCTGGTGGCCCGGCGGTCCGGGCTGTCACTGATCACCGTCGGAATCCCCGCGCTCGCGGGCCTTTCGGCGATGCACGGCTTCGTGCCGCCGCACCCCGGCCCACTGACCGCCGTCGGGCTTCTCAACGCCGACCTCGGCGTGACGCTGGCACTCGGCGTGCTGGTGGCGATCCCGACGATCGTGGTGGCCGGGCCGTTGTTCGGCAAGCTCGCGGGGCGCTGGGTCGTGGTCGGGGCGCCCGACACCTTCGACGCGGATCGGTTCGCCGACGGTGAGAATCTCCGTCGCCCGTCATTCAGCATCACGCTCTTCTCGGTGCTGCTGCCCGTCGTGCTGATGATGGGCAAGGCGCTGGTCGACATCTTCATCGAGGACGAATCGAACCTGGTGCGTCAGATCTTCGACAGCCTCGGCACACCGGTGATCGCCCTGCTGCTCGCCGTGATCGTCGGACTGTTCACACTGGGTCGCGGCGCAGGGATGACGCGTGAGCAGATCACCAAGGCCGTCGAGTCGGGGTTGCCGCCCATCGCCGGCATCATCCTGATCGTCGCGGCCGGTGGCGGGTTCAAGCAGGTGCTGGTCGACACGGGCATCGGCACGATGCTGGCGCGCTGGGCCGAGCAGGTCAACATCTCGGTGCTGATCCTGGCCTGGGTGCTGGCGGTGGTGATCCGCCTGGCCACCGGATCGGCCACGGTCGCCACGATCACCGCGTCGTCGCTGATCCTGGGCCTGGTCGAGGGCATGGACACCGGGCAGGTGTCCCTGGTCGTACTTGCCGTCGGCGCGGGTTCGCTGTTCTTCTCTCACGTCAACGACGCGGGATTCTGGTTGGTGAATCAGTACTTCCGGCTCACCGTGGGCCAGACGATCAAGACCTGGTCGATCATGGAGACCATCCTGTCCGTCGCCGGACTCGCGGTCGTGCTGCTGCTCGACCTCATCATCTGA
- a CDS encoding carboxylesterase/lipase family protein — MHERIIRVATTAGLVEGFTRDGVHRWRSIPYAQPPVGPLRYLAPQPAEPWRGVRFCHSFANCAPQQRMYTATGVGRYQPMSEDCLTLNVVAPEDADTEALPVMVFIHGGAYLLGSSATPIYDGAALARRGCIYVSVNYRLGALGCLDLSSLATEDHPIESNLFLRDLVLALQWVRDNISAFGGDPENVTIFGESAGAQAVITLLATPSAKGLFAQAISESPAAGMTSSTETAAKFADRFVSLLGASRADGAAAVRAARPRDLVNALDRLIESNSSDMLGAFPAGPTYGDDVLPLEPLEAIRTGAAASVPLIVGTNRDEGRLFTRFLKLLPTTEHAVEAVLGGAGAATRDRIIEAYPDYPARKACVRIGGDFAFGAASWQVAEARAAVAPTYVYRYDYAPRPLHWSGLGATHATELFAVFDIYRTRFGAALTLAGDRAAAQRVSRDLQSRWRAFARTGVPGDGWPAHTLERRAVMVFDRRSRVEFDPHPERRAAWSGFSLAE; from the coding sequence ATGCACGAGCGCATCATCCGCGTGGCAACCACCGCTGGACTCGTCGAGGGCTTCACCCGAGACGGCGTGCACCGCTGGCGATCGATTCCGTACGCACAACCGCCGGTCGGCCCGCTGCGCTACCTCGCGCCGCAGCCCGCAGAACCGTGGCGCGGCGTGCGGTTCTGCCACTCGTTCGCCAACTGCGCCCCGCAGCAGCGCATGTACACCGCCACGGGCGTGGGCCGCTATCAGCCGATGAGCGAGGACTGCCTGACGCTGAATGTCGTCGCGCCCGAGGACGCGGACACCGAGGCGCTGCCCGTGATGGTCTTCATCCACGGCGGCGCCTACCTCCTGGGCAGCTCGGCCACCCCGATCTACGACGGCGCGGCGCTGGCGCGGCGCGGCTGCATTTACGTCTCGGTGAACTACCGGTTGGGCGCGTTGGGCTGTCTGGACCTGTCGTCGCTGGCCACCGAGGACCATCCGATCGAGTCGAACCTCTTCCTGCGCGACCTGGTGCTCGCGCTGCAGTGGGTGCGCGACAACATCTCCGCATTCGGTGGTGACCCCGAGAACGTCACGATCTTCGGCGAGAGCGCGGGCGCACAGGCCGTCATCACGCTGCTCGCCACCCCGTCCGCCAAAGGCCTTTTCGCCCAGGCGATCTCGGAGAGTCCGGCGGCCGGTATGACGAGCTCGACCGAAACCGCGGCGAAGTTCGCCGACCGGTTCGTGTCATTGCTCGGCGCCTCCCGCGCGGACGGGGCCGCGGCCGTGCGGGCCGCGCGGCCTCGTGATCTGGTCAACGCCCTGGACCGGCTGATCGAGAGCAACTCCTCGGACATGCTCGGCGCCTTCCCCGCCGGCCCCACCTACGGCGACGACGTGCTGCCGCTGGAACCGTTGGAGGCCATCCGCACGGGTGCCGCCGCGTCGGTGCCGTTGATCGTGGGCACCAATCGCGATGAGGGACGGCTCTTCACCCGTTTCCTCAAGCTGCTGCCGACCACCGAGCACGCGGTCGAGGCCGTGCTCGGCGGTGCCGGGGCGGCCACCCGGGACCGCATCATCGAGGCCTACCCGGACTACCCGGCCCGCAAGGCCTGCGTCCGGATCGGCGGCGACTTCGCCTTCGGGGCGGCGTCCTGGCAGGTCGCCGAGGCCCGCGCCGCCGTCGCACCGACCTACGTCTACCGCTACGACTACGCGCCGCGCCCACTGCACTGGTCGGGCTTGGGGGCCACCCATGCCACCGAACTGTTCGCAGTGTTCGACATCTACCGCACCAGATTCGGTGCCGCCCTGACGCTGGCCGGTGACCGCGCCGCCGCGCAGCGGGTCAGCAGGGACCTGCAGAGCAGGTGGCGCGCGTTCGCCCGCACAGGCGTTCCCGGCGATGGGTGGCCGGCCCACACGTTGGAGCGCCGGGCCGTCATGGTGTTCGACCGGCGCTCCCGCGTCGAGTTCGATCCACACCCGGAACGTCGTGCGGCCTGGAGCGGTTTCTCACTGGCCGAATAG
- a CDS encoding RNA polymerase-binding protein RbpA, translating into MADRVLRGSRLGAVSYETDRNHDLAPRQIARYRTENGEEFDVPFADDAEIPGTWLCRNGLEGTLLEGDLPEPKKVKPPRTHWDMLLERRSVEELEELLKERLDIIKSKRRGS; encoded by the coding sequence ATGGCTGATCGTGTCTTGAGGGGTAGTCGCCTCGGAGCCGTGAGCTACGAGACGGACCGCAACCACGACCTGGCGCCGCGTCAGATCGCGCGGTACCGGACCGAGAACGGCGAGGAGTTCGACGTCCCGTTCGCCGACGACGCCGAGATCCCCGGCACCTGGCTGTGCCGCAACGGCCTGGAGGGCACCCTGCTCGAGGGTGACCTGCCCGAGCCGAAGAAGGTCAAGCCGCCCCGCACCCACTGGGACATGCTGCTCGAGCGTCGCTCGGTCGAAGAGCTTGAGGAACTGCTCAAGGAGCGCCTCGACATCATCAAGTCGAAGCGCCGGGGCAGCTGA
- a CDS encoding primary-amine oxidase: MSQPASASIRHPLDPLSAAEFTNVTAILRRDRGVGEGWRINCIEMVEPAKAELAAFEETGTQPTRRAVVLCLDRAANATYKSVVSLTDDRIESFEHIPGVQANFTVDEFVECDQMLRAHPDVIAALAKRGITDMDLVFMDTWTYGEAVAPPEYRDRRIGWSDTWVKKEPGANPYANPVSGLHCVIDLNSMELLRIEDDGGVPAPQVMGEYIPARIPELLRSRWQRDPIKPLEIIQPEGPSFTVDGNLLRWQNWSVRVGFNHREGMTLHQLRYRDGDRERSVAHRLSFAEMMVPYRDPSTDHYRRTAFDIGEWGLGFMTTSLELGCDCLGEIRYLDATLHDSRGEPYEIRNAVCIHEEDNAVLWKHVDHDTGAEVRRMRRLTISCHVTVANYEYLVYWRLYQDGNVECEVRATGIMVTTPIAEGAAHPNGTLVDERTYAPFHQHFLVARLDLDVDGTDNTVYMTESHAEPMGPDNPYGLSLVQRNIPLRTERDGIQDMNFATQRAWKVVNTNVVNGLGTHPAYKLVPGGAIPAMFHEDSPVFQRATVVGHTLWVTPNHPDERWPAGEFVNQSSDDRGIGAWVRGNRSIQDTDVVLWYVFGIHHITRPEEWPIMSVDVVSFWLKPSGFFDRNPALDVPPPPVTQCEHS; the protein is encoded by the coding sequence ATGAGCCAGCCCGCGAGCGCCTCGATCCGCCATCCCCTTGATCCCCTTTCGGCAGCGGAGTTCACGAACGTCACCGCGATCCTTCGGCGGGACCGCGGGGTCGGCGAGGGCTGGCGAATCAACTGCATCGAGATGGTCGAGCCCGCCAAGGCCGAGTTGGCCGCGTTCGAGGAGACCGGCACACAGCCCACCCGGCGGGCCGTCGTGCTGTGCCTGGACCGGGCGGCCAACGCCACCTACAAGAGTGTGGTGTCGTTGACCGACGACCGCATCGAGTCCTTCGAACACATTCCCGGTGTCCAGGCCAATTTCACGGTCGATGAGTTCGTCGAGTGCGACCAGATGCTGCGCGCCCACCCCGACGTCATCGCGGCGTTGGCCAAGCGCGGCATCACCGACATGGACCTGGTGTTCATGGACACCTGGACCTACGGCGAGGCCGTGGCGCCGCCCGAGTACCGGGACCGCCGCATCGGCTGGTCTGACACCTGGGTGAAGAAGGAACCGGGCGCCAATCCGTACGCCAACCCGGTCAGCGGACTGCACTGCGTGATCGATTTGAATTCGATGGAACTGCTGCGCATCGAGGACGACGGCGGAGTCCCGGCGCCGCAGGTCATGGGTGAGTACATTCCCGCCCGCATCCCCGAGCTCCTGCGAAGCAGGTGGCAACGCGATCCGATCAAACCGCTGGAGATCATCCAGCCCGAGGGACCGTCCTTCACAGTGGACGGCAACCTGCTGCGCTGGCAGAACTGGAGTGTGCGCGTCGGGTTCAACCACCGCGAAGGAATGACTCTGCACCAGCTGCGATACCGCGACGGTGATCGGGAACGCTCAGTGGCACACCGGCTCTCGTTCGCCGAAATGATGGTGCCCTACCGGGATCCTTCGACCGACCACTACCGCCGCACGGCCTTCGACATCGGCGAGTGGGGGCTGGGGTTCATGACCACCTCGCTGGAGTTGGGTTGCGACTGCCTCGGCGAAATCCGTTATCTCGATGCGACTCTGCACGACAGCAGGGGTGAGCCCTACGAGATCCGCAACGCCGTCTGCATCCACGAAGAGGACAACGCGGTGCTCTGGAAGCACGTCGACCACGACACTGGGGCTGAGGTCCGGCGCATGCGCCGGTTGACCATCTCCTGCCATGTCACCGTCGCCAACTACGAGTACCTGGTGTACTGGCGCCTCTATCAGGACGGCAACGTCGAGTGTGAGGTGCGCGCGACGGGCATCATGGTCACCACGCCGATCGCCGAGGGTGCCGCCCACCCCAACGGCACCCTGGTCGACGAGCGCACGTATGCCCCGTTCCACCAGCACTTCCTGGTGGCCCGCCTCGACCTCGACGTCGACGGCACCGACAACACGGTGTACATGACCGAATCGCACGCCGAACCCATGGGCCCAGACAACCCTTACGGGCTGTCGCTGGTACAGCGCAACATCCCGTTGCGCACCGAGAGGGACGGCATCCAGGACATGAACTTCGCGACGCAGCGGGCCTGGAAGGTGGTGAACACCAACGTGGTCAACGGACTCGGCACCCACCCGGCGTACAAGCTCGTGCCCGGCGGCGCCATCCCTGCGATGTTCCACGAGGACTCCCCGGTGTTCCAACGCGCGACCGTGGTCGGGCACACTCTCTGGGTCACCCCGAACCATCCCGACGAGCGTTGGCCGGCAGGCGAATTCGTCAACCAGTCCAGTGACGATCGCGGGATCGGCGCCTGGGTTCGGGGCAACAGGTCGATCCAGGACACCGACGTCGTGCTGTGGTACGTCTTCGGCATCCACCACATCACCCGTCCCGAGGAGTGGCCCATCATGTCGGTCGACGTGGTGTCCTTCTGGCTCAAGCCGTCGGGCTTCTTCGACCGCAACCCCGCGCTCGATGTGCCGCCGCCTCCCGTCACCCAGTGCGAGCACTCTTGA